The proteins below are encoded in one region of Patescibacteria group bacterium:
- the rodA gene encoding rod shape-determining protein RodA, protein MFIYLLKKLDWVLIISVLLLTIIGLMSIFSTSFSHDKSYFYKQTAFLIIGLFLMLVFAFIDYRFFRNHSTLLLILYFLSVLLLIAVLFFGKIRGAASWFNFGIVNFEPVEFAKLVMVLIFAQYFSLRHIELYRITHIVISGAYTMLVAGLVFLQPDLGSAMVLIFLWLGVMVIAGIKLKQLLILFIIGLILFNIAWVGVLKPYQKDRITSFINPYLDPQGSGYHQIQSMIAIGSGQFWGRGLGHGPQSQLNFLPEQHTDFIFAAIGEEWGFVGLIIIFILYFIFFYRIMRIALQSENNFARLFCIGAAIVFIFQVFVNIGMNLGLLPIAGISLPFVSYGGSNLLINFVMLGIVQSIAVREK, encoded by the coding sequence ATGTTCATATATCTTTTGAAAAAGCTTGATTGGGTGCTGATTATCAGCGTGTTGCTGCTGACAATAATCGGATTGATGTCGATTTTCAGCACTTCTTTTTCTCACGATAAAAGTTATTTTTATAAACAGACCGCATTTTTAATAATCGGCCTTTTTTTAATGCTCGTTTTCGCTTTTATTGATTATAGGTTTTTTAGGAATCACTCCACATTGTTGCTGATTTTGTATTTTCTGAGCGTCTTATTATTGATTGCGGTTTTATTTTTCGGGAAAATAAGAGGCGCAGCGAGCTGGTTTAATTTCGGGATAGTTAATTTTGAACCCGTAGAATTTGCGAAATTGGTAATGGTGTTGATTTTTGCCCAGTATTTCTCTTTGCGTCACATTGAGCTTTATAGGATAACTCATATTGTCATTTCTGGAGCATATACAATGCTTGTTGCTGGTTTAGTTTTTCTCCAGCCGGATTTGGGTTCGGCAATGGTGCTGATATTTTTATGGTTGGGGGTTATGGTAATTGCAGGAATTAAATTAAAACAACTTTTAATTTTGTTTATTATCGGATTAATTCTTTTTAATATTGCTTGGGTTGGAGTTTTAAAACCATACCAAAAAGACAGAATTACCAGTTTTATAAATCCGTATCTTGACCCGCAGGGAAGCGGCTATCATCAGATTCAATCAATGATTGCTATTGGCTCTGGCCAGTTTTGGGGCAGGGGATTGGGGCACGGCCCACAAAGCCAACTGAATTTTTTACCTGAACAGCATACTGATTTTATTTTCGCGGCAATCGGGGAAGAATGGGGATTTGTAGGATTAATAATTATTTTCATTCTTTATTTTATTTTCTTTTACAGGATTATGAGAATTGCTTTGCAATCGGAAAATAATTTTGCCAGATTATTCTGCATTGGCGCGGCGATTGTTTTTATATTCCAGGTTTTCGTGAATATTGGAATGAATCTCGGCCTTCTGCCTATTGCCGGAATTTCTCTACCATTTGTTTCCTACGGCGGAAGCAATTTATTGATTAATTTTGTAATGCTGGGAATTGTACAGAGTATTGCAGTCCGCGAGAAGTAG